A genomic region of Metopolophium dirhodum isolate CAU chromosome 1, ASM1992520v1, whole genome shotgun sequence contains the following coding sequences:
- the LOC132949619 gene encoding zinc finger MYM-type protein 1-like — MGKITKTKKTLHQYFTKKSTSPGKDETNDTIVSNDVQSETFIEQSCPDDLLHASSSTSVTITAIESTEQSDTSVVLDTNLYDRDPAKGVNIAYKLLSLNTGPYQPINIEFLSHNGRKFLQRWYNIYNWLEYSPSTHSAYCFNCRAFPPNNSDSSFIDGGFCTWSKATFAFNKHEKSLSHKHSTLKVNSYKASFISGSVADKVDNHHQHELAENRMYLSNLLDSLLFCGRQGIGIRGHREDESSLNKGNYLELLNLRAKDNTIINRFFIEKEKTFRYVSVPYTNMFLNYMGKNIKDSIINDIQQAIIFSIIVDETQDLARHEQVSVCVRYVSKTLEPHEVFLGFYRTASTDGESLTTLIKEVILSNGLSINNIRGQCYDGAASMRGSYSGVQARIRDENKLAVYVHCYAHILNLCLVDLSKVIPHVRNTFGTLQSLYSFIGASSKRYSIFEQIMLETSSNGKNKLKSLSDTRWNFRIESIKAVIKTLPVILKTLETISENDSLHGSDAINIMSQKIIDELNEYRSENAFNEIWKVTQEIVNSYDFLSPKMPRKRSLPVKKIGGGSIHPEFTDVKDFYRIEMYYLILDTITQAIKDKFNENDLKILNSINNILVNENPDLSDIQEVSAVYRFDVNELKSEIIIFNRMFISLKKEVNFENKLAYIKKVEVGSGFPILVDVFKLFLTIPMNSASCERSFSCLRRLKNYLRITMGQTRLSDLGLLYIHKDKEVNKDAVIDKFCADNKRRINLK, encoded by the exons ATgggtaaaataacaaaaacaaaaaaaacattacaccAATATTTCACTAAAAAATCGACATCTCCTGGCAAAGATGAAACAAATGATACAATCGTCAGCAATG atGTACAATCAGAAACATTCATTGAACAATCCTGTCCTGATGATCTATTACATGCAAGTTCCTCAACTTCAGTTACAATAACAGCTATAGAATCTACTG agcaAAGTGATACCTCTGTGGTATTGGATACAAATTTATATGATCGTGATCCTGCCAAAGGTGttaatattgcatataaattGTTAAGTTTGAATACGGGACCATACCagccaataaatattgaatttttatctCATAATGGTAGAAAATTTCTCCAAAGGTGgtacaacatttataattgGTTAGAGTACAGTCCTTCTACTCATTCTGCTTACTGCTTTAACTGTCGTGCTTTTCCTCCAAATAATTCTGATTCAAGTTTTATTGATGGAGGCTTTTGCACTTGGTCTAAAGCCACATTTGCATTTAACAAACATGAAAAAAGTTTATCTCATAAACATTCAACTTTAAAAGTAAATAGCTACAAGGCATCATTTATCAGTGGTAGTGTAGCTGATAAAGTTGATAATCACCACCAACATGAACTAGCAGAAAATAGAATGTACTTATCAAATCTTCTTGACAGTCTACTATTTTGTGGAAGACAAGGGATTGGTATTAGAGGTCATCGTGAGGATGAATCATCATTAAATAAGGGcaattatttagaattattaaactTGAGAGCTAAAGATAATACCATTATAAATCGTTTCTTTATTGAAAAAGAGAAAACTTTTCGTTATGTTAGTGTTCCTTACACCAATATGTTTCTCAATTATATGGGAAAAAATATCAAGGACtctattattaatgatattcaaCAAGCCATTATTTTTAGCATAATTGTAGATGAAACGCAAGATCTTGCTAGACACGAACAAGTGTCAGTATGTGTAAGATATGTTTCGAAAACATTGGAACCTCATGAAgtatttttaggattttatcgAACAGCATCAACAGATGGAGAGTCATTAACTACTTTAATAAAAGAAGTAATCTTATCAAATGGTTTGAGTATTAACAACATAAGAGGCCAATGTTATGATGGCGCTGCATCAATGCGTGGCTCTTACAGTGGGGTCCAGGCAAGAATTCGTGATGAAAATAAACTAGCTGTATACGTTCATTGTTACGCTCATATTCTTAACCTATGTCTTGTAGATCTTTCTAAAGTAATACCTCATGTGAGAAACACATTTGGTACTCTTCAATCATTGTATTCATTTATAGGTGCTTCATCAAAACGATACAgtatttttgaacaaataatGTTAGAAACATCTtctaatggaaaaaataaattaaaatccttaAGTGACACACGGTGGAATTTCCGCATAGAATCAATAAAAGCAGTTATTAAAACATTGCCAGTTATACTAAAAACATTAGAAACAATTTCAGAAAATGACTCTTTACATGGATCAGATGCTA TCAATATTATGTCACAGAaaattattgatgaattaaatgAGTATCGCTCTGAAAATGCATTTAATGAAATTTGGAAGGTCACGCAAGAGATAGTCAATAGTTATGATTTCCTATCACCTAAGATGCCTCGCAAAAGAAGTTTaccagttaaaaaaattggtggTGGTTCAATTCATCCAGAGTTTACAGATGTCAAGGATTTTTATAGaatagaaatgtattatttaattcttgACACAATCACACAAGCAATAAAAGACAAGTTtaatgaaaatgatttaaagattttaaactcaataaacaacattttagtTAATGAGAATCCTGATTTATCTGATATTCAGGAAGTTAGTGCAGTATATAGATTTGATGTAAATGAATTGAAgtctgaaataattattttcaatagaaTGTTTATCAGTTTGAAAAAagaagttaactttgaaaataaattagcatatataaaaaaagttgaagTTGGGAGTGGTTTCCCTATATTAgtagatgtatttaaattatttttgactataCCAATGAACAGTGCATCGTGCGAAAGAAGCTTTTCGTGCTTAAGaagattaaaaaattacttaagaaTAACCATGGGCCAAACAAGATTAAGTGACTTAggtttattgtatatacataaagaTAAAGAAGTAAATAAAGATGCAGTTATCGACAAATTTTGTGCTGACAACAAACGtcgaattaatttaaaataa
- the LOC132933764 gene encoding uncharacterized protein LOC132933764: protein MDNFIDEYDEQEESIIATPDSAQISSYKPETPVSTLKTNLHKRKLVQNQNKTAKKTLRTQLGDARDTFTKLAERNAQHMDNISLSISQLASAMNKMAENDERRLTNEENMVSVMKLLIEKM from the exons ATGGACAACTTTATTGATGAATATGATGAGCAAGAAGAATCTATTATTGCAACTCCTGATTCAGCTCAGATTTCAAGTTATAAACCTGAAACTCCTGTGTCAACTTTGAAAACTAACTTACATAAAAGAAAACTGgttcaaaatcaaaacaaaacgg ctAAAAAAACTTTAAGAACCCAATTGGGAGATGCAAGAGACACATTCACCAAGTTAGCTGAAAGAAATGCACAACATAtggat AATATAAGTCTATCTATTTCTCAGTTGGCAAGTGCTATGAATAAAATGGCTGAAAATGATGAACGGAGATTAACAAACGAGGAAAATATGGTGTCTGTTATGAAACTTTTAATCGAAAAAATGTAG